The DNA sequence CCTCGACCCGGGCCAGATCTACCTCAACACCGAGAGCAACATGGCCCTGCTGTACGCCCGCGGCCTCACCGGGTACAAGCGGGTCGGCCCGAACGAGTACAAGCTCGTCGGCGACCTCGCCACCGACCCCGGCACACCCTCCGACGGCGGGCGGACCTGGACCTTCACCCTCAAGGACGGGGTGAAGTGGCAGGACGGCAGCCCGATCACGTCCGAGGACGTGAAGTGGACGATGGAACGGCTGTTCGCCCCGCACATCACCTACGGGCCCGCCTACATCCAGCAGTGGCTCACCGGCGAGGAGGACTACAAGAAGGCCTACGGCGGCCCGTACGGCGGCAAGCGGCTCGACAGCATCGAGACGCCGGACGAGAAGACCGTCGTGTTCCGCTTCAAGGAGCCGCACGCCGACGCCAACTTCGCCCTCGCCATGACCGGCTACGCGATCGTGCCGAAGGCGAAGGACACCAAGGAGAAGTACGACAAGGAACCCTTCTCCAGCGGGCCGTACATGATCACGTCGCACACGCCGGACAAGTCCATGGAGCTGGAGCGCAACCCGCACTGGGACCCGGCGACCGACCCGATCCGCGGCGGCTACCCGGACAAGTGGCGCTTCGAGTTCGGCCAGGAGCGGCTGCAGATCACCGACCGGTTCATCGCGGACGCCGGTGAGGACAAGACCGCGCTGTCGTTCTACGCGTGGGTCGCGCCGGAGCGGCTGCAGCAGGTGCTCAAGGACGAGAACCTGAAGTCCCGGATGCTGCGCCAGCCGTCGCCGTACGGCAACTACTACTACTTCAACCTCGACCGGGTGAAGGACATCAAGCACCGGCAGGCGATCAACATCGCCTGGCCGACCCGGCAGCTCCAGCAGCTCGAGGGCGGCCCGGCGGCGAACGTGATCTCCACCACGATCCTCAACCCGGTGGTGGCCGGCTGGCAGGACTACGACGTGTTCGGCATGAAGGCGAAGCCCGAGGGCGACATCGAGCGGGCCAAGCAGCTCATGGCCGAGTCGAGCGACCCCAACCCCACGATCGTCTACGCCTACAACCAGACCCCGATCGAGGAGCGCAAGACGGTCGTGATCAAGAACCAGCTCGCCAAGATCGGGATCAACGTGGTGCCGAAGCCGCTGGCCCGCAAGACCTACTACGACCAGATCAGCAAGGTGGACAACGGCTTCGACCTGTACTGGGGCGGCTGGGGCCAGGACTGGCCGTCGGGCTCGACCGTGCTGCCGGTCATCTTCGGCCCGGTGCGTGACGGCGGCTACAACCTCTCCCACCTGCGCGACCCGGAGATCGACGCGGAGATGAAGCGCATCCTCGAGATGGCGGACGCCAACGAGGCGAACGCCGCGTGGGCCGCGCTCGACAAGCGGATCATGGAGACGATCACCCCGATCGTGCCCGACACCAACGACATCGGCACGATGCTGTACGGCTCGCGCATCGGCGGCGCCGAGATCGACCCGCAGCTGTGGACCGTGTCGCCCAACCTGATCTACGTCAAGCCGCAGTGACGCCGCGCGCTCCGGGGCGGGCGCTCCCGCCCGCCCCGGGGCCCGCCCGCCGACGTCGTTCCGGAGTGTTCGCCGACCATGCTCGCCTTCCTCACCCGCCGCACCATCGGCGCGGTGGTCACCCTGCTGATCATCGCGGCGGTCACGTTCTTCCTGTTCTTCGCCGTGCCCGCCGACCCGGCCCGGCTCGCCTGCGGCAAGGTCTGCCCGCCCGAGCTGCTCGAGCAGGCCCGGCGCAACCTCGGCCTGGACGCGCCGGTGTGGCAGCAGTTCGTCGCCTGGCTGGCCGGCCTGGTGGTCGGCCGCGA is a window from the Thermopolyspora flexuosa genome containing:
- a CDS encoding ABC transporter substrate-binding protein, whose protein sequence is MTGRRRSFTAVAAIGVLAFAVACAPGNAGGGGSTPASSAPAPASDTETFTPPKVTIGTAEDSKGPAPAPEGVVRGGTVTMLDRDDFAHLDPGQIYLNTESNMALLYARGLTGYKRVGPNEYKLVGDLATDPGTPSDGGRTWTFTLKDGVKWQDGSPITSEDVKWTMERLFAPHITYGPAYIQQWLTGEEDYKKAYGGPYGGKRLDSIETPDEKTVVFRFKEPHADANFALAMTGYAIVPKAKDTKEKYDKEPFSSGPYMITSHTPDKSMELERNPHWDPATDPIRGGYPDKWRFEFGQERLQITDRFIADAGEDKTALSFYAWVAPERLQQVLKDENLKSRMLRQPSPYGNYYYFNLDRVKDIKHRQAINIAWPTRQLQQLEGGPAANVISTTILNPVVAGWQDYDVFGMKAKPEGDIERAKQLMAESSDPNPTIVYAYNQTPIEERKTVVIKNQLAKIGINVVPKPLARKTYYDQISKVDNGFDLYWGGWGQDWPSGSTVLPVIFGPVRDGGYNLSHLRDPEIDAEMKRILEMADANEANAAWAALDKRIMETITPIVPDTNDIGTMLYGSRIGGAEIDPQLWTVSPNLIYVKPQ